From the Flavobacterium galactosidilyticum genome, one window contains:
- a CDS encoding multicopper oxidase family protein, which translates to MKNNTIITIVFVLFISNILLAQRVVHYDLYVKDTLVNFSGKEKRAIAVNGQIPMPTLTFTEGDIAEIVVHNQLKESTSLHWHGLYLPNKEDGVPHLTQMPIEPGETFTYRFPIIQNGTHWYHSHSGMQEQIGMYGSLILKKKSDDKTFRKGIDDLPQVPVILSEWTDLNPKNVHRLLHNASDWFAIKKGTTQSYTEAIQAGHFKTKLTNEWKRMLAMDVSDVYYDKFLINGKYESQLSQFKAGDKVRLRISNGGASSYFWLNYAGGKMTVVANDGNDVEPVEVDRLIIGVSETYDVVVTIPAENTSYEFLATPEDRTKSTSIYIGKGIKQLVSPMPKLKYFEGMKMMNGMMNMNGSMNDMGMDMSLQKMDMNIVMYPESVPNSSKGEEQESGMKMDHSKHSMSSMNADIVTLNYSMLKSPTKTTLDKSAPVREIRFELTGNMNRYVWSMDNKVLSEVDKILIKKGEIVRITLYNNSMMRHPMHLHGHDFRVLNGQGEYSPLKNVLDIMPMETDVIEFAANADGDWFFHCHILYHMMSGMNRVFSYENSEPNPYLPNKAAAYKKLQAESNETHFMTQNDFATNGNDGMAMVQNARWSFGTEWRLGYNSMHGYEVETHMGRYIGKNQWFMPFVGFDYRYRKMGKDQQETNLFNQSNTKDNRSLVSIGFDYTLPMLVIFQAEVYHNGDVRFQLMREDIPVSKRLRAGFMVNTDKEYMADLRYIINKNMGIRTHYDSDMGFGVGLLVNY; encoded by the coding sequence ATGAAAAATAATACAATAATCACTATTGTTTTTGTACTTTTTATTTCGAATATACTTTTAGCCCAAAGAGTAGTCCATTATGATCTTTATGTAAAAGATACATTGGTCAATTTTTCGGGAAAAGAGAAAAGGGCCATTGCTGTAAATGGTCAGATTCCAATGCCAACTTTAACCTTTACTGAGGGCGACATTGCTGAAATTGTAGTCCATAATCAACTGAAAGAAAGCACTTCTTTGCATTGGCACGGTTTATATTTACCCAATAAAGAAGATGGGGTTCCGCACTTAACTCAAATGCCTATTGAACCTGGCGAAACTTTTACGTATCGTTTCCCTATTATTCAAAATGGTACGCACTGGTACCACAGTCATAGCGGAATGCAAGAACAAATTGGGATGTATGGTTCGTTAATTTTAAAGAAAAAATCCGACGATAAAACGTTTAGAAAAGGAATTGATGACTTGCCTCAAGTCCCCGTAATTTTAAGCGAATGGACCGATTTAAATCCAAAAAATGTACATCGATTATTGCATAATGCTTCTGACTGGTTTGCCATTAAAAAAGGAACCACTCAAAGTTATACAGAAGCGATACAAGCAGGACATTTTAAAACCAAATTAACCAACGAATGGAAACGTATGCTAGCCATGGATGTGAGTGATGTGTACTATGACAAATTCTTAATCAACGGAAAATATGAAAGTCAGTTGTCCCAATTTAAAGCCGGAGATAAGGTACGATTACGAATTTCGAATGGTGGTGCTTCATCCTATTTTTGGTTAAACTATGCTGGCGGAAAAATGACGGTAGTTGCTAACGACGGTAATGATGTAGAACCTGTTGAAGTAGATCGATTGATTATTGGAGTTTCAGAAACCTACGATGTTGTCGTTACTATTCCTGCTGAAAATACTTCTTATGAGTTTTTAGCAACTCCAGAAGACAGAACTAAATCAACTTCAATTTATATTGGTAAAGGAATCAAACAATTAGTCAGTCCAATGCCAAAATTGAAATATTTTGAAGGTATGAAGATGATGAATGGCATGATGAACATGAATGGTTCAATGAACGACATGGGAATGGATATGTCATTACAAAAAATGGATATGAATATAGTTATGTATCCTGAATCCGTTCCAAATTCTTCCAAAGGAGAGGAACAAGAAAGTGGAATGAAAATGGACCATTCAAAACACAGTATGAGTTCTATGAATGCCGATATTGTAACGCTGAATTATTCAATGTTAAAATCGCCCACTAAAACTACGCTAGACAAGAGCGCTCCCGTGCGCGAAATTAGATTTGAATTAACGGGAAACATGAACCGTTATGTTTGGAGTATGGACAACAAAGTATTATCTGAAGTGGATAAAATTTTAATTAAAAAAGGAGAAATAGTTCGCATCACATTATACAATAATTCTATGATGCGTCATCCTATGCACCTACACGGACATGACTTTAGAGTTTTAAACGGCCAAGGCGAATACTCTCCTTTGAAAAATGTATTAGACATTATGCCAATGGAAACGGATGTAATCGAATTTGCTGCAAATGCAGATGGTGATTGGTTCTTTCATTGTCATATATTGTACCACATGATGTCTGGAATGAATCGGGTATTTAGTTATGAAAATTCAGAACCGAATCCTTATTTACCGAACAAAGCTGCAGCTTATAAAAAATTGCAAGCCGAAAGTAATGAAACTCATTTTATGACTCAAAATGATTTTGCGACCAATGGTAATGATGGAATGGCAATGGTGCAGAATGCACGTTGGAGTTTTGGCACAGAATGGCGTTTAGGATATAACAGTATGCACGGCTATGAAGTAGAAACTCACATGGGCAGATACATTGGCAAAAATCAATGGTTTATGCCATTTGTTGGATTTGATTATCGCTATAGAAAAATGGGAAAGGACCAACAAGAAACTAATTTATTCAACCAGTCTAACACTAAGGATAACCGAAGTCTAGTAAGTATAGGGTTTGATTATACATTACCAATGTTAGTCATTTTTCAAGCAGAAGTGTATCATAATGGCGATGTCCGTTTCCAATTAATGCGCGAAGACATTCCAGTTTCAAAAAGATTACGAGCAGGTTTTATGGTAAATACCGACAAGGAATATATGGCAGATTTACGCTATATCATAAACAAAAACATGGGTATTAGGACTCATTACGATAGCGATATGGGTTTTGGAGTGGGTTTATTAGTTAATTACTAA
- a CDS encoding heavy-metal-associated domain-containing protein — protein sequence MKIVNIKYSFLIVLMVMLSTVSNAQIAKAEIIATGLTCSMCSNAINKQLKSMPEVKNVEIDLNSNTFIVSLADNNSLSPSIFKEKVEKAGFFIGSLIVTVDSETLKKNSYVVVDGKESKNKEVQVQILDKGYVTDKEFKKLSKSYKNSTTYAMNNEMDFHIKIVK from the coding sequence ATGAAAATAGTAAATATAAAATACAGCTTTTTAATAGTTTTAATGGTCATGCTTTCTACGGTAAGTAATGCACAAATTGCAAAAGCAGAGATTATAGCAACCGGACTAACGTGCTCTATGTGTTCAAATGCAATTAACAAGCAATTAAAATCAATGCCAGAAGTGAAGAATGTGGAAATAGACTTAAATTCTAACACCTTCATTGTTTCGTTAGCAGATAATAATTCGTTATCTCCTTCGATCTTCAAAGAAAAAGTGGAAAAAGCAGGATTCTTCATCGGTTCTTTAATTGTTACAGTTGATTCTGAAACTCTAAAGAAAAACTCTTATGTTGTTGTGGATGGTAAAGAAAGCAAGAATAAAGAAGTTCAAGTACAGATTTTGGATAAAGGATATGTAACCGATAAAGAATTTAAAAAACTATCTAAATCCTACAAGAACAGCACAACTTACGCCATGAACAATGAAATGGATTTTCATATTAAAATTGTAAAATAA
- a CDS encoding TlpA family protein disulfide reductase, whose product MNIRTKLIAFALLIFSVTSFAQIKIGDTIPSIELQNSKNVKVNINEFKGKYVLIDFWASWCGPCRVGNKKLVQMHGDLDSSKIEIIGISIDTDSTKWRKAIEKDKISFLQLIDPKGFDAKAALIFGVEELPSKFLFDSKGILIKKNPTDQEIINLIKK is encoded by the coding sequence ATGAATATCAGGACAAAACTAATCGCCTTTGCGTTATTGATTTTTAGTGTAACTTCATTTGCACAAATAAAAATTGGAGACACAATTCCTTCAATTGAACTGCAAAATAGTAAAAATGTAAAAGTTAATATCAACGAATTTAAAGGTAAGTACGTGCTAATAGACTTTTGGGCTTCATGGTGCGGACCATGCAGAGTAGGCAATAAAAAGTTAGTGCAAATGCATGGGGATTTAGACTCCAGTAAAATTGAAATTATTGGAATTTCAATAGATACTGATTCTACTAAATGGCGTAAAGCTATTGAAAAAGATAAGATATCTTTTTTGCAATTAATCGACCCAAAAGGTTTTGATGCAAAAGCAGCACTTATTTTTGGAGTAGAGGAATTGCCTTCAAAATTTCTTTTTGATAGCAAAGGAATATTAATAAAGAAAAATCCAACAGATCAAGAAATAATTAATTTAATAAAGAAATAA